The Pelmatolapia mariae isolate MD_Pm_ZW linkage group LG10_11, Pm_UMD_F_2, whole genome shotgun sequence genome includes a region encoding these proteins:
- the LOC134637331 gene encoding uncharacterized protein LOC134637331 isoform X2, whose amino-acid sequence MDGVGKAVVGVWRAHTVLDESDGAESSPEAPDRFRKLRSSSSLNSLRMSLRKRLPLRSVQTNSLPENPTWETMKEQPKTSTVRKLTRSARNSITGVYQRLQRTREFSREECLVATPGRDGENAGASNSCTPGRTPHRAATPRAAGTPGRTPGSRGRRTPEASIRGVKTGGGRRQLVRMAAVRSPFASPNTQNQRMKFDQDLESVSSGLRRLKHLSKAFDDIIGRDSRQFNYSQIVE is encoded by the exons ATGGATGGTGTTGGTAAAGCTGTGGTTGGAGTCTGGCGGGCACACACAGTCCTGGATGAGTCTGATGGAGCAGAGAGCTCCCCAGAAGCCCCAGACCGTTTCCGCAAACTTCGGTCCTCATCTTCACTCAACTCTCTGAGAATGTCACTGAGGAAGCGACTCCCACTGCGATCTGTCCAGACCAACTCCCTCCCTGAGAATCCGACCTGGGAAACCATGAAGGAGCAACCAAAGACCAGCACAGTCCGCAAGCTTACTCGCAGTGCTCGTAACTCTATTACCGGAGTGTATCAG aggTTGCAGAGGACCAGAGAATTTTCCCGTGAAGAGTGTTTGGTAGCTACCCCGGGTCGTGATGGAGAAAATGCTGGTGCATCAAATTCTTGCACCCCAGGACGTACACCTCAtcgggctgcaacacccagagCAGCAGGTACACCTGGGCGTACTCCAGGCTCCAGAGGACGCAGGACTCCTGAAGCATCCATAAGAGGAGTGAAAACAGGAGGTGGCAGGAGGCAACTGGTCCGCATGGCTGCTGTACGAAGTCCCTTTGCCTCTCCAAATACGCAAAACCAGAGGAT GAAATTTGACCAAGATTTGGAGTCAGTTTCCAGTGGACTCAGGAGGCTCAAACATCTGTCAAAGGCCTTTGATGACATCATTGGCAGAGACAGCAg GCAGTTCAACTATTCCCAAATTGTGGAATAA
- the LOC134637331 gene encoding uncharacterized protein LOC134637331 isoform X1, which produces MDGVGKAVVGVWRAHTVLDESDGAESSPEAPDRFRKLRSSSSLNSLRMSLRKRLPLRSVQTNSLPENPTWETMKEQPKTSTVRKLTRSARNSITGVYQRLQRTREFSREECLVATPGRDGENAGASNSCTPGRTPHRAATPRAAGTPGRTPGSRGRRTPEASIRGVKTGGGRRQLVRMAAVRSPFASPNTQNQRMKFDQDLESVSSGLRRLKHLSKAFDDIIGRDSRSGPKERSGGAMMRKLDPSGKLSRSNVTRRATRVSDTLGSWTHTAVNTIRKPN; this is translated from the exons ATGGATGGTGTTGGTAAAGCTGTGGTTGGAGTCTGGCGGGCACACACAGTCCTGGATGAGTCTGATGGAGCAGAGAGCTCCCCAGAAGCCCCAGACCGTTTCCGCAAACTTCGGTCCTCATCTTCACTCAACTCTCTGAGAATGTCACTGAGGAAGCGACTCCCACTGCGATCTGTCCAGACCAACTCCCTCCCTGAGAATCCGACCTGGGAAACCATGAAGGAGCAACCAAAGACCAGCACAGTCCGCAAGCTTACTCGCAGTGCTCGTAACTCTATTACCGGAGTGTATCAG aggTTGCAGAGGACCAGAGAATTTTCCCGTGAAGAGTGTTTGGTAGCTACCCCGGGTCGTGATGGAGAAAATGCTGGTGCATCAAATTCTTGCACCCCAGGACGTACACCTCAtcgggctgcaacacccagagCAGCAGGTACACCTGGGCGTACTCCAGGCTCCAGAGGACGCAGGACTCCTGAAGCATCCATAAGAGGAGTGAAAACAGGAGGTGGCAGGAGGCAACTGGTCCGCATGGCTGCTGTACGAAGTCCCTTTGCCTCTCCAAATACGCAAAACCAGAGGAT GAAATTTGACCAAGATTTGGAGTCAGTTTCCAGTGGACTCAGGAGGCTCAAACATCTGTCAAAGGCCTTTGATGACATCATTGGCAGAGACAGCAg ATCTGGCCCAAAGGAACGTTCTGGGGGAGCGATGATGAGAAAGCTGGATCCCAGCGGTAAACTCAGCCGCTCAAACGTCACACGCAGAGCCACACGCGTCTCAGACACGCTGGGCAGTTGGACCCACACAGCTGTGAACACTATTCGCAAACCCAACTGA